In Parasegetibacter sp. NRK P23, a single genomic region encodes these proteins:
- the aroB gene encoding 3-dehydroquinate synthase — MEKKTIQFSRATTSFYFSGSFADLEKLAPKHNAILLTDENIFAAHGKKFKDWNTIVLKAGEQYKVQATVDSVIDQMIAMKADRTTTLVGIGGGVVTDMAGYIAGIYMRGIRFGFLPASILAMVDASIGGKNGIDVGVYKNMVGMIRQPDFLLYDVSLLKSLPNEEWVNGMAEVIKHAAIKDAPMFSMLEETSLPALKKDPALLSKLIRRNALLKTKVVQKDEFEKGERRLLNFGHTIGHAIENMYELKHGHAVAVGMMAAAGISEKLTGFKESDRLSKLIRKYRLPHQLEFDKNKALEILGMDKKREKDTMNFVLLQKTGKAVVHPIPMPELKEIVLAL, encoded by the coding sequence ATGGAAAAAAAGACGATTCAATTTTCCCGCGCCACCACCAGTTTCTACTTCTCCGGAAGTTTTGCCGACCTGGAAAAACTGGCGCCGAAACACAACGCGATCCTGCTTACAGACGAAAACATTTTTGCCGCACACGGTAAAAAGTTCAAAGACTGGAACACGATTGTGCTGAAAGCCGGTGAACAATATAAGGTACAGGCTACGGTGGATTCCGTGATCGACCAGATGATCGCGATGAAAGCCGACCGTACCACTACATTGGTAGGAATAGGCGGTGGCGTGGTAACCGATATGGCCGGCTACATTGCAGGCATTTACATGCGGGGCATACGCTTCGGCTTTCTCCCCGCATCTATCCTCGCGATGGTGGACGCTTCCATTGGTGGAAAGAATGGCATTGACGTAGGCGTATACAAAAATATGGTGGGTATGATCCGGCAACCGGATTTCCTGCTGTACGATGTATCCCTGCTCAAAAGTCTGCCCAACGAAGAATGGGTGAATGGCATGGCGGAAGTGATCAAACACGCCGCCATCAAAGATGCGCCCATGTTCAGCATGCTGGAGGAAACCAGTTTGCCGGCCCTGAAAAAAGATCCGGCGCTGCTCTCAAAGCTCATCCGCCGTAACGCGTTGCTGAAAACTAAAGTGGTGCAGAAAGATGAATTTGAGAAAGGGGAGAGAAGGCTGCTGAACTTCGGTCACACCATTGGTCATGCTATCGAAAACATGTATGAACTGAAACACGGCCATGCCGTGGCGGTAGGCATGATGGCGGCGGCAGGCATATCGGAAAAACTGACAGGGTTCAAAGAATCGGATCGTCTTTCCAAACTGATCCGTAAATACAGGTTGCCGCACCAACTTGAATTTGATAAAAACAAAGCGCTGGAAATATTGGGGATGGATAAAAAACGGGAAAAGGATACCATGAATTTTGTGTTGCTGCAAAAAACCGGTAAAGCCGTTGTACATCCCATTCCTATGCCCGAATTAAAGGAAATTGTTCTGGCGCTGTAA
- a CDS encoding prephenate dehydrogenase: MNATIIGIGLIGGSMALALKEKGLCAKVIGVDNNPWHQEKALELGLVDEVLPLEKAVPQSDLVILAVPVNAAVGLLPQVLDLVTGQVVMDVGSTKHSLIQAVAAHDKRGRYVATHPMWGTEYSGPEAAVSGAFSKKATVICNKAETDVDAVEMVEQLYGALGMHLVYMEANAHDTHVAYVSHISHITSFALANTVLEKEREEDAIFELASGGFESTVRLAKSNPDMWVPIFQQNRENVLDVLNEHISQLRKFKACLEKENWDYLKELIEGANGIRKIVDRKF; encoded by the coding sequence ATGAACGCTACAATAATAGGCATTGGATTGATAGGCGGTTCCATGGCGCTGGCGCTGAAGGAGAAAGGATTGTGCGCGAAAGTAATCGGGGTAGACAATAATCCCTGGCACCAGGAAAAGGCGCTGGAACTGGGATTGGTAGATGAAGTGCTGCCGTTGGAAAAGGCCGTTCCGCAAAGCGACCTCGTTATCCTCGCGGTTCCCGTGAACGCTGCCGTAGGCTTGCTTCCGCAGGTACTGGACCTGGTAACCGGTCAGGTGGTGATGGATGTTGGTTCCACGAAACATTCCCTCATACAGGCGGTTGCGGCACACGATAAGCGTGGTCGTTATGTGGCCACGCATCCCATGTGGGGAACAGAATACAGCGGACCAGAAGCAGCGGTGAGTGGGGCTTTCAGCAAAAAGGCCACCGTAATCTGCAACAAAGCTGAAACGGATGTGGACGCCGTGGAAATGGTGGAGCAGCTATATGGCGCATTAGGCATGCACCTGGTGTATATGGAAGCCAACGCGCACGATACACATGTGGCTTATGTGAGCCATATTTCCCACATCACTTCATTCGCCCTCGCCAATACGGTGCTGGAGAAGGAGAGGGAAGAAGACGCCATCTTCGAACTCGCCAGCGGTGGTTTTGAAAGTACCGTGCGGCTCGCGAAAAGCAATCCGGACATGTGGGTGCCCATCTTCCAGCAGAACCGGGAGAATGTGCTGGATGTGCTGAACGAACATATTTCCCAACTCCGGAAATTCAAGGCATGTCTTGAAAAGGAAAACTGGGATTATTTGAAAGAATTGATAGAGGGAGCGAACGGCATCAGGAAGATTGTGGATAGAAAATTTTGA
- the aroA gene encoding 3-phosphoshikimate 1-carboxyvinyltransferase has translation MQVTIQPGALSGNLRAPASKSSMQRACAAALLCKGTTEILNPGHSNDDMAAMDTITRLGAEIEKSDDKIVVKSKGIQPLSDTIFCGESGLGIRMFTPLVALSERALRIDGTGSLRTRPMNFFDEILPKLKVNIQSQQGKLPLDIQGPLQPADITVDGSLSSQFLTGLLMAYSAAGASGVSIHVNELKSRPYIDLTLSVMRSFGMKVPENRNYESFYFDTTTVTPAATRSYEVEGDWSGGAFLLVAGAIAGNITVGGLDMNSTQADKAILQALQDSGAGMSVRDKEIELRPSSLKAFQFDATDCPDLFPPLVALAACCQGTTVITGVSRLAHKESDRGITLQDEFGKMGIKITLQDDLMLIEGGTGLKAAKVHSRHDHRIAMACAVAALRADGPVSIDEAEAINKSYPDFYEHIQQLGADVTTHGIKVHG, from the coding sequence ATGCAGGTTACCATACAACCGGGGGCACTCTCCGGAAACCTACGCGCTCCTGCTTCCAAAAGTTCCATGCAACGGGCATGCGCAGCCGCATTGCTTTGCAAAGGAACCACGGAGATACTGAATCCCGGCCATTCCAATGATGATATGGCCGCCATGGATACCATTACCAGACTTGGCGCTGAAATCGAAAAATCGGATGATAAGATTGTGGTGAAAAGCAAAGGCATTCAACCATTATCTGATACCATTTTTTGCGGGGAATCCGGGCTCGGTATCCGCATGTTCACGCCCCTGGTGGCATTAAGTGAACGCGCACTCCGTATTGATGGAACGGGCAGTTTGCGTACCCGCCCCATGAACTTCTTCGATGAGATTCTTCCTAAACTGAAAGTGAATATTCAGTCCCAGCAAGGGAAACTCCCCCTCGATATCCAGGGGCCTTTGCAACCGGCAGACATTACCGTTGACGGTTCCCTCAGTTCCCAATTCCTTACCGGGTTGCTGATGGCCTATTCCGCCGCAGGCGCTTCCGGCGTTTCTATTCACGTTAATGAACTGAAGAGCAGACCCTATATCGATCTAACGTTATCGGTGATGCGCAGTTTTGGCATGAAAGTGCCGGAGAACAGGAACTACGAAAGTTTTTATTTTGATACTACTACCGTTACTCCCGCTGCTACACGCAGCTATGAAGTGGAAGGCGACTGGAGCGGCGGCGCGTTCTTACTGGTTGCCGGCGCAATTGCAGGCAACATTACAGTGGGCGGGCTTGACATGAACTCCACGCAGGCCGACAAGGCCATTCTGCAGGCTTTGCAGGATAGCGGGGCAGGCATGTCTGTGCGCGATAAAGAAATAGAACTTCGCCCCTCATCGCTGAAGGCGTTCCAGTTCGATGCCACAGATTGTCCTGATCTTTTTCCTCCACTGGTTGCTTTGGCGGCCTGTTGTCAGGGAACCACGGTAATTACAGGTGTTTCACGCCTTGCGCACAAGGAAAGTGACCGCGGTATTACTTTGCAGGATGAATTTGGTAAGATGGGCATTAAGATCACGCTCCAGGATGACCTGATGTTGATTGAAGGCGGAACAGGACTGAAAGCCGCGAAGGTGCACAGCCGGCACGACCACCGCATCGCCATGGCCTGCGCTGTGGCCGCGTTGCGAGCAGATGGCCCCGTTTCCATTGATGAGGCGGAAGCCATCAATAAATCATACCCCGATTTTTATGAACATATTCAGCAATTGGGCGCTGATGTTACTACTCACGGAATAAAAGTACACGGATGA
- a CDS encoding pyridoxal phosphate-dependent aminotransferase: MQTANRLNGIGEYYFSAKLREIEELNKAGKAVINLGIGSPDLPPHPEVIRVLQEAAAQPENHAYQGYKGIPQLRKAMADWYQRAYGVELNPDTEVLPLIGSKEGIMHICMTYLNEGDIALIPDPGYPTYASAVKLAGGIPLTYELNAESNWQPDFEAIEQQLTPKVKLMWVNYPHMPTGQLPEASFFEKLIAFGKKKNILICHDNPYSFILNDHPVSLLSLPGAKDTVLELNSLSKSHNMAGWRVGILAGNAQRIQEVLTFKSNMDSGMFKPLQLAAAKALSLGKEWHDTLNAQYRERQVKVFQLMDQLGCTYDPHQAGMFVWAAIPAEYESGFELSDKILHEASVFITPGGIFGKGGNQYIRISLCSPVERFEQALRRIKATEKV; the protein is encoded by the coding sequence ATGCAAACAGCGAACAGACTTAACGGCATCGGCGAATACTATTTCTCCGCCAAACTCAGGGAGATCGAGGAATTGAACAAGGCCGGCAAAGCCGTGATCAACCTCGGTATCGGCAGCCCCGATCTGCCCCCGCACCCCGAAGTGATCCGCGTACTCCAGGAAGCAGCGGCGCAGCCGGAAAACCACGCTTATCAGGGGTATAAAGGTATCCCGCAGCTCCGGAAAGCCATGGCCGACTGGTACCAACGCGCTTACGGTGTGGAACTGAATCCCGATACGGAAGTACTGCCGCTGATCGGATCGAAGGAAGGCATCATGCACATTTGCATGACCTACCTCAACGAAGGAGATATCGCGCTGATCCCGGATCCCGGTTATCCTACTTACGCCAGCGCTGTAAAACTGGCCGGAGGTATTCCGCTGACTTACGAGCTGAATGCTGAAAGCAACTGGCAGCCCGATTTTGAAGCCATCGAACAACAGCTTACACCGAAGGTGAAACTGATGTGGGTGAATTACCCGCACATGCCCACCGGACAATTGCCGGAAGCATCTTTCTTCGAAAAACTGATCGCTTTTGGGAAGAAGAAAAACATCCTGATCTGCCACGACAATCCGTATTCTTTTATCCTGAACGATCATCCCGTTAGTCTTTTATCATTGCCGGGCGCGAAAGATACCGTGCTGGAACTGAACTCGCTCAGTAAGAGCCACAATATGGCCGGCTGGCGTGTGGGCATTCTGGCGGGCAACGCGCAGCGCATCCAGGAAGTGCTCACGTTCAAAAGTAATATGGACAGTGGCATGTTCAAACCGCTGCAACTGGCCGCGGCAAAGGCTTTGAGTCTCGGGAAAGAGTGGCACGACACGCTGAACGCGCAATACAGGGAACGCCAGGTAAAAGTATTTCAACTGATGGATCAACTGGGTTGCACCTACGATCCGCATCAGGCAGGTATGTTCGTATGGGCAGCTATCCCGGCTGAATACGAAAGCGGCTTTGAATTAAGCGATAAGATATTGCACGAGGCGTCAGTTTTTATAACCCCGGGCGGCATTTTTGGAAAAGGCGGAAACCAATATATCCGCATCAGTTTGTGCAGTCCGGTAGAAAGGTTTGAACAGGCGCTGCGCCGCATCAAAGCAACAGAAAAGGTATGA
- a CDS encoding N-acetylglucosamine kinase, with protein sequence MPPVKLIADSGATKTEWCLLKNGRKKTVLTGGISPYLMDVETISALLMKELWPSVKQAEVEEVYYYGTGCGNPENVKKVQKALKHVFKGAKTIVDTDMMAAARALCGTEKGIACILGTGSNSCYFNGKKIVKNNPALGFILGDEGSGAYLGKKVIQYYLYKTFDAQLHEAFELRFNTSHHEILDRVYKQPLPNKYLASFTAFLAENRGHYMIENIIEDGLGDFIFQHLYKYRESWLYPIHFVGGVAYGFKDVLKELCDSYELELGRVLQKPMDGLVKFHQ encoded by the coding sequence ATGCCACCTGTAAAATTGATCGCCGATAGCGGGGCCACGAAAACAGAATGGTGTTTGCTGAAGAATGGCAGGAAAAAGACCGTGCTCACCGGCGGCATCAGTCCGTACCTGATGGATGTGGAAACAATCTCCGCGCTTTTGATGAAGGAACTGTGGCCTTCGGTGAAACAGGCGGAAGTGGAAGAAGTATATTATTATGGCACCGGTTGCGGTAATCCTGAAAATGTAAAAAAAGTTCAAAAGGCGCTGAAGCATGTTTTTAAAGGCGCAAAAACCATTGTTGATACAGATATGATGGCCGCCGCCCGCGCTTTGTGCGGCACCGAAAAAGGCATCGCCTGCATATTGGGAACGGGTTCCAATTCCTGTTACTTCAACGGGAAAAAGATCGTGAAGAACAACCCCGCCCTGGGCTTTATATTAGGAGATGAAGGGAGTGGCGCTTACCTGGGCAAAAAAGTGATTCAGTATTATCTGTATAAAACGTTCGACGCACAGTTGCACGAAGCGTTTGAACTGCGGTTCAATACATCGCACCACGAAATACTGGATCGTGTGTACAAGCAGCCTTTGCCCAATAAATACCTTGCATCCTTTACGGCTTTTCTCGCCGAGAACCGCGGGCATTACATGATTGAGAACATTATAGAAGACGGGCTGGGCGATTTCATATTCCAGCATCTGTACAAGTACAGGGAATCCTGGTTGTATCCCATTCACTTTGTTGGCGGCGTGGCGTATGGTTTTAAAGATGTTTTGAAGGAACTTTGTGATAGTTACGAGTTGGAACTGGGCCGGGTACTGCAGAAACCCATGGATGGCCTGGTTAAATTCCACCAGTAA
- a CDS encoding chorismate mutase encodes MQATATQATDLTQLLKKRPLVISGPCSAETEEQVLETATRLAATGKVDMLRAGIWKPRTRPGSFEGIGTKGLPWLQQAKKLTGLPTTVEVATGKQVEDALHFGVDVLWVGARTTVNPFSVQEVADALRGANVPVLIKNPINPDLELWTGAVERIAKAGISTIGLIHRGFSAYGNTDYRNAPMWHMAIEMKRRNPELMMVCDPSHICGRRDILLDVAQKAIDLDFDGLMIESHIDPDNAWSDAKQQITPEKLAEMLGEIKWRHETTTEKEFITNLEKLREQINHIDDELMQLLGQRMKIADKIGTYKKENNITILQTNRWNEILERAANKGEKLGLSREFITKYFDAVHMESINRQNKIMND; translated from the coding sequence ATGCAAGCAACAGCAACACAAGCGACCGACCTTACACAGTTACTCAAAAAACGCCCCCTGGTGATCTCAGGACCCTGCAGCGCCGAAACGGAAGAGCAGGTGCTGGAAACCGCCACCAGGCTGGCAGCCACCGGGAAAGTGGACATGCTCCGCGCCGGTATCTGGAAACCCCGCACCCGCCCCGGAAGTTTTGAAGGGATCGGTACCAAAGGGCTTCCCTGGCTGCAACAGGCCAAAAAACTTACCGGCCTCCCCACCACCGTGGAAGTGGCTACAGGTAAGCAGGTGGAAGACGCCCTCCACTTTGGCGTGGACGTACTGTGGGTAGGCGCCCGTACTACCGTGAACCCCTTCAGCGTGCAGGAAGTGGCCGATGCGCTCCGCGGCGCCAATGTGCCCGTGCTTATTAAAAACCCCATCAACCCGGACCTGGAACTCTGGACCGGCGCCGTGGAAAGAATAGCCAAAGCAGGCATCTCCACCATCGGCCTCATTCACCGCGGCTTCAGTGCTTACGGCAATACCGATTACCGCAATGCCCCCATGTGGCATATGGCCATCGAAATGAAACGCCGTAACCCCGAACTGATGATGGTTTGCGACCCCTCCCATATTTGCGGCAGAAGGGATATCCTGTTGGATGTTGCACAAAAAGCGATAGACCTTGACTTCGATGGCCTCATGATCGAAAGCCATATCGATCCAGATAACGCGTGGAGCGATGCCAAACAGCAAATCACGCCGGAGAAACTGGCTGAAATGCTCGGCGAAATCAAATGGCGCCACGAAACCACCACTGAAAAAGAATTCATCACCAACCTGGAAAAGCTCCGCGAGCAAATCAACCATATTGATGATGAACTGATGCAGTTGCTGGGACAAAGGATGAAAATCGCCGATAAAATCGGTACCTATAAAAAAGAAAACAACATCACCATTCTCCAAACCAATCGTTGGAACGAAATTCTGGAAAGGGCCGCTAATAAAGGCGAAAAACTTGGTCTGAGCCGCGAGTTCATCACCAAGTACTTCGATGCCGTTCACATGGAAAGCATCAACCGCCAGAACAAAATCATGAACGACTAG
- a CDS encoding DEAD/DEAH box helicase: MITFEGLGLDARLVQATDALGFQNPTPIQEKAIPVLLSGTKDLVGLAQTGTGKTAAFGLPLLHLIDAQKKHPQALVVCPTRELCLQIVKELELFKKFMAGVHVAAVYGGTSIGQQIRDLKRGAHIVVATPGRLIDLIERKAVNLEEIQYVILDEADEMLNMGFQDDIEFILKNTPNRESTWLFSATMPPEIRRVSKKYMNNPVEVQVGKVNTANVNIDHQYFVTNAQHRYETLKRLIDFNPGIYGIIFTRTKADAQEIAERLTREGYDIDALHGDLTQQQRDKVMGQFRDKSLQLLIATDVAARGIDVKEISHVINYELPDDIEVYTHRSGRTGRAGHTGVCISIVHSREVGKIRQIERIVQAQFHKMEIPTGKDVCRKQFFYFMDKLLQTDISHGDYETYVPMLEEKFADVSKEDVLKRVAAMEFDRFLKYYENAEDLNVRARERDFGGRERIGDRFDSGRKRDTRGREFGGNGDYARLFVNLGTKDGFYKASFLQFILDMSDLKKQVLGRIDMKEMNSWVEVEKSFSEKMIRAIDGKTYRGRRIRMNDANSR, from the coding sequence ATGATCACATTTGAAGGGTTGGGGCTGGATGCAAGGCTCGTACAGGCTACGGACGCACTTGGATTCCAAAACCCGACACCCATCCAGGAGAAGGCTATTCCGGTTTTATTGAGCGGAACGAAGGACCTGGTTGGTTTGGCACAAACAGGAACGGGTAAAACGGCGGCATTCGGCCTCCCCCTGCTGCATCTGATAGATGCACAAAAAAAACATCCGCAGGCATTGGTGGTTTGCCCCACCAGGGAACTCTGCCTGCAGATCGTGAAGGAACTGGAGCTCTTTAAAAAATTCATGGCCGGCGTGCATGTGGCAGCCGTATATGGAGGAACCTCCATCGGACAACAAATCCGCGACCTGAAAAGAGGCGCGCACATTGTAGTGGCCACACCCGGTCGATTGATAGACCTGATTGAAAGGAAAGCGGTGAACCTGGAAGAAATTCAATACGTGATCCTGGATGAAGCGGATGAAATGCTGAACATGGGCTTCCAGGACGATATCGAATTCATCCTGAAAAACACCCCCAACCGGGAAAGTACCTGGTTGTTCAGCGCAACGATGCCGCCGGAAATACGCCGGGTAAGCAAGAAGTACATGAACAACCCCGTGGAAGTACAGGTAGGTAAAGTAAATACGGCTAATGTAAACATCGACCACCAGTATTTCGTAACGAATGCACAGCACCGTTATGAAACCCTGAAAAGGCTGATCGATTTCAACCCGGGTATCTATGGCATCATCTTCACCCGTACAAAGGCCGACGCGCAGGAAATCGCTGAACGCCTTACAAGAGAAGGATACGATATCGACGCGCTGCACGGTGACCTTACCCAGCAGCAACGCGATAAGGTGATGGGCCAGTTCAGGGATAAAAGCCTGCAACTGCTGATCGCCACCGATGTGGCCGCCAGGGGAATTGACGTGAAAGAAATTTCACACGTGATCAACTACGAATTGCCGGATGATATCGAAGTGTACACGCACCGCAGCGGCAGAACCGGAAGGGCAGGACACACCGGGGTTTGTATCTCGATCGTGCACTCCCGCGAAGTGGGCAAGATCAGACAGATCGAAAGGATCGTGCAGGCACAGTTCCATAAAATGGAAATCCCTACAGGAAAAGATGTATGCCGCAAGCAGTTCTTCTATTTCATGGACAAACTCCTGCAAACGGATATCAGTCATGGGGATTATGAAACATATGTTCCCATGCTGGAAGAGAAGTTCGCCGATGTATCTAAAGAAGATGTATTGAAGCGCGTGGCCGCCATGGAGTTCGACCGCTTCCTGAAATACTATGAGAATGCAGAAGACCTGAACGTGCGTGCACGTGAAAGAGATTTTGGTGGAAGAGAACGTATAGGAGACAGGTTCGACAGTGGTAGAAAAAGAGATACCCGTGGCCGGGAATTCGGTGGCAACGGTGATTACGCCCGCCTGTTCGTGAACCTGGGCACCAAAGACGGATTCTATAAAGCCAGTTTCCTCCAGTTCATCCTGGACATGAGCGACCTGAAAAAACAGGTGCTGGGAAGAATTGACATGAAAGAGATGAACAGTTGGGTGGAAGTGGAAAAATCGTTCAGTGAAAAAATGATCCGCGCCATCGACGGGAAAACCTATCGTGGCCGCCGCATCCGGATGAACGATGCCAACAGCCGATAA
- a CDS encoding prephenate dehydratase, with protein MQNRVSIQGYEGSFHQEAAEKFYGKQVEVIPCATFREVVRVASSKKESEGAVMAIENSIAGSILPNYNLLQKSSLRIVGEVYLHIRQHLMANPGVTLEDIREVHSHPMALLQCTDYLDKQNWKLVETEDTALSAKHIHQHRMKHAAAIASKLAAELFNMEIIAPNIHSIKNNYTRFLILKRENEAVTDEASNKSSLYFHTDHSQGSLAKVLTKIADHGINLSKLQSFPIAGSEWKYSFHADMEFDSMDQFHKTIEAIKPITNDLKVYGVYKKGQNPATS; from the coding sequence ATGCAGAACAGAGTATCCATACAAGGTTATGAAGGAAGTTTCCACCAGGAAGCCGCTGAGAAATTCTACGGAAAACAAGTGGAAGTGATTCCCTGCGCCACTTTCAGGGAAGTGGTGCGGGTGGCCTCTTCCAAGAAAGAATCCGAAGGCGCGGTAATGGCGATTGAAAATTCTATCGCAGGGAGTATTCTTCCGAACTATAACCTGTTGCAGAAAAGTAGTCTGCGCATTGTAGGAGAAGTATACCTCCACATCCGCCAACACCTGATGGCCAACCCGGGGGTAACGTTGGAGGACATACGAGAAGTACATTCGCACCCCATGGCACTCCTCCAGTGCACCGATTACCTCGATAAACAAAACTGGAAACTTGTGGAAACGGAAGATACCGCGCTCAGCGCGAAACACATCCACCAACACCGTATGAAACACGCGGCTGCCATCGCCAGTAAACTCGCCGCGGAACTTTTTAACATGGAGATCATCGCACCCAATATTCATTCCATCAAAAACAATTATACCCGTTTCCTGATCCTGAAAAGAGAGAACGAAGCGGTTACCGACGAGGCTTCCAACAAATCATCGTTGTATTTCCATACCGATCATTCGCAGGGAAGCCTGGCGAAAGTGCTTACTAAAATCGCCGACCACGGCATCAACCTCAGTAAGCTTCAATCTTTCCCGATCGCTGGTTCCGAATGGAAATATTCCTTTCATGCCGATATGGAATTCGATTCCATGGACCAGTTCCACAAAACAATTGAAGCCATTAAGCCCATTACCAACGATCTTAAAGTGTACGGCGTTTACAAAAAAGGACAGAACCCTGCCACTTCATAA
- a CDS encoding S41 family peptidase, with translation MNNRKLQVWLPALFALVMVAGMYLGYRLRENTNTAGSFFRMEKKSPLQEVLDLVRLKYVDPINTDTLGDDAIREMLMHLDPHSVFIPASDLKNTNADLMGNFDGIGVEFQVFSDTVNVMNVLKGGPSDKAGLQAGDKLISADGKPLTKPNIQSEDIRVLLRGPRDSKVVLGIIRGGKEIKATVTRGRIPLPALDAAYMIEPGTGFIRISKFSETTYEEFMQSLEKLQALGMKQLILDLRGNGGGLLNEAIDMADEFLDDNKLIVYTEGNKVPRQDYRARRMGLFEKGDLVLLMDESSASASEVLAGALQDWDRATIVGRRSFGKGLVQEQYQLGDGSALRITVARYYTPLGRSIQKPYDKGVKIYQEEVSERFHNGEVLRTDTAYAVNGKIYNTKSGKKLYGGGGITPDVVVPIDTSLYAPVLSELYVKGTISNFVYNYYLTNKKELDALKGPSDLTGYLNNKALLPLLVDFAKKDSIRVPSLNAVQQNELELRTRNLLARQIWRSEGYFELSNATDPVVQQALKTLHQ, from the coding sequence ATGAACAATAGAAAACTACAGGTATGGTTGCCCGCTTTGTTTGCACTGGTGATGGTGGCGGGCATGTACCTGGGATACAGGTTGCGGGAGAACACCAATACGGCAGGAAGTTTTTTCAGAATGGAAAAGAAATCGCCGCTCCAGGAGGTACTCGACCTGGTCCGGTTGAAATATGTAGACCCTATCAATACCGATACACTGGGTGATGACGCCATCCGTGAAATGCTGATGCACCTTGACCCCCATTCCGTTTTTATTCCGGCTTCCGATCTGAAGAACACCAACGCCGACCTGATGGGCAACTTTGATGGTATAGGCGTGGAGTTCCAGGTATTCAGCGATACCGTGAATGTGATGAATGTACTGAAAGGCGGTCCGTCTGATAAAGCAGGCCTTCAGGCCGGCGATAAACTCATCAGTGCCGACGGTAAACCACTTACCAAACCAAATATTCAGTCGGAAGATATCCGCGTATTGCTCCGTGGCCCCCGTGATAGTAAAGTAGTACTGGGCATCATCAGGGGAGGTAAAGAAATTAAAGCAACCGTAACCCGTGGCCGCATTCCACTGCCCGCGCTGGACGCGGCTTATATGATTGAACCAGGAACCGGGTTCATCCGTATCAGCAAGTTTTCGGAGACTACGTACGAAGAGTTCATGCAGTCGCTGGAAAAACTCCAGGCGCTGGGCATGAAGCAACTCATCCTTGATCTCCGCGGTAACGGCGGCGGATTACTGAATGAGGCGATTGATATGGCCGATGAATTCCTGGACGACAATAAACTTATTGTTTATACGGAAGGCAACAAAGTACCGCGCCAGGATTACCGGGCCCGGAGGATGGGACTTTTCGAAAAAGGCGACCTGGTGCTACTGATGGATGAAAGTTCCGCTTCAGCCAGTGAAGTGCTGGCTGGCGCACTGCAGGACTGGGACCGCGCCACCATCGTGGGCAGAAGAAGTTTTGGGAAAGGATTGGTGCAGGAACAATACCAATTGGGCGATGGTTCAGCATTAAGAATCACTGTTGCCAGGTATTATACGCCCCTAGGCAGAAGTATTCAGAAACCTTATGATAAAGGCGTAAAAATTTACCAGGAGGAGGTAAGCGAACGTTTTCACAATGGTGAAGTGCTGCGTACCGATACCGCTTACGCCGTGAACGGGAAAATATACAATACAAAATCCGGTAAAAAACTATACGGCGGTGGCGGCATTACGCCGGATGTAGTGGTTCCAATAGACACGTCATTATATGCGCCGGTGTTGAGTGAATTGTATGTAAAAGGCACAATTTCCAACTTTGTGTACAATTACTATCTCACGAATAAAAAAGAACTGGATGCGCTGAAAGGCCCGTCGGACCTGACGGGTTATCTTAACAACAAGGCCTTATTGCCGCTCCTGGTTGATTTTGCAAAGAAAGATTCCATCCGGGTACCGTCCCTGAATGCCGTTCAGCAAAACGAACTGGAACTGAGAACACGGAACCTGCTTGCCAGGCAAATCTGGCGGAGCGAAGGCTATTTTGAACTGAGTAACGCCACGGACCCGGTAGTACAACAGGCTTTGAAAACTTTACACCAATAG